The nucleotide window ATAGCCAAGTTATCTTTTAAAATGTCAATATCAATATCCAGCTTCATTGCTTGGGAGAGAGTCTTTTGTTCGGTTAAAAGTTGAATTAAAGTATTTCTATATTTGCCATCCTGTTGCATTTCTTTTGTTGTAATGTCATAGAATGCCCCAGTGGATGCAAAAGCTGAGGTTAATGAGAATTTTTTGAACTTTTCACTGTCAATATTATTTGAGAATTTACATTCGATTTTTGCATCGTTTAAATCAGATATAACTGCTTTAATAGTAGAGTTATCGGTAAATTGACTTTTGATAGGACCAAATACAATTTTAAAAAGCTCTGTCTTTTGTAAAAGTGTACATCTATTGGGTTTGCTTGCTATTATATAGATACATCCATCGAATATAGTGCAAGTTTTTATTTCTTCCGCAATTTTTTCACCTGTTTTAAAGGTGTTCAAAATAGGAATAATTATAGAATTTTTATGAATAACTCTTTTCAAAAATGGAAGTATTGAGTCAATAGAATAA belongs to Candidatus Gastranaerophilales bacterium and includes:
- a CDS encoding 2-dehydropantoate 2-reductase, whose translation is MKKSNLKYLIVGSGSVGTAIGAFLYKAGKNVVLAAHNKTLDDLNKNGLCVISDVVENGNYHIKTIDSESYSDKADIIFVCVKSYSIDSILPFLKRVIHKNSIIIPILNTFKTGEKIAEEIKTCTIFDGCIYIIASKPNRCTLLQKTELFKIVFGPIKSQFTDNSTIKAVISDLNDAKIECKFSNNIDSEKFKKFSLTSAFASTGAFYDITTKEMQQDGKYRNTLIQLLTEQKTLSQAMKLDIDIDILKDNLAIIDEFNPECTASMQRDLKERNESEISGLLFDVTELSKRYNVPMPEYNKIANHFKGI